The following proteins are co-located in the Melanotaenia boesemani isolate fMelBoe1 chromosome 5, fMelBoe1.pri, whole genome shotgun sequence genome:
- the LOC121639749 gene encoding tripartite motif-containing protein 16-like, producing MNSERFFCSICLDLLKDPVTIPCGHNYCMNCIKTHWDEEDQKGIHSCPQCRKIFIPRPVLEKNVLLAELVEELKKTGLQAAPADHCYAGPEDVACDVCTGRKLKAIKSCPVCPASYCEKHLQPHYEAPPLQKHKLVEPSKNLQQLICSRHDEVMKIFCRTDQQSICYLCLMDEHKGHETVLVPAERAEKQKELEVSQQQIQQRIQDGEKDVKLLQQEVEAINGSANKAVEDSEKIFTELIRLIQKRSSDVKQQIRSQQETEVSRVKELQEKLEQEITELKRKDGELEQLSHTEDHNQFLHNYPSLSALSESTHSSSINIRPLRYFEDVTAAVSETRDKLQDILTEKWTNISLAVTDVDVLLSEPEPKSRDEFLQYSTEITLDPNTAHTLLSLSEGNRKVTDMNQQQFHSSHPERFTHWRQVLSRESLTGRCYWEVEWRGEVVFIAVAYKNISRAEKSDECAFGWNNKSWSISCETDSYTFWHNKVQTDISGPPSSRIGVYLDHRAGILSFYSISETMTLLHRVQTTFTQPLYAGLWIGLETTAEFIK from the coding sequence ATGAATtcagaaagatttttttgttccatctgtctggatctaCTGAAAGATCCGGTGACTATTCCTTGTGGACACAACTACTgtatgaactgtattaaaacccactgggatGAAGAGGATCAGAAGGGAATCCACAGCtgtcctcagtgcaggaaaATATTCATACCGAGGCCTGTCCTGGAGAAAAACGTCCTGTTAGCAGAGTTagtggaggagctgaagaagactggactccaagctgctccagctgatcactgctatgctggacctgaagatgtggcTTGTGATGTCTGCACTGGGAGGAAGCTGAAAGCCATCAAGTCCTGTCCGGTCTGTCCAGCCTCTTACTGTGAGAAACACCTCCAACCTCATTATGAAGCTCCACCAttacagaaacacaagctggtggagccctccaagaatctccagcagctcatctgttctcgtcatgatgaggtgatgaagatttTCTGTCGTACTGATCAGCAGAGTATCTGTTATCTCTGCTTAATGGATGAACATAAAGGTCATGAAACAGTCTTAGTTCCAGCAGAAAGAGCTGAGAagcagaaggagctggaggtgagtcaacaacaaatccagcagagaatccaggacggagagaaagatgtgaagctgcttcaacaggaggtggaggccatcaatGGCTCCGCTAATAAAgcagtggaggacagtgagaagatcttcactgagctgatccgtctcatccagaaaagaagctctgatgtgaagcagcagatcagatcccagcaggaaactgaagtgagtcgagtcaaagagcttcaggagaagctggagcaggagatcactgagctgaagaggaaagacggcgagctggagcagctctcacacacagaggatcacaaccagtttctacacaactacccctcactgtcagcactcagtgagtctacacactcatccagcatcaaCATTCGTCCTCTCAgatactttgaggatgtgacagcagctgtgtcagagaccagagataaactacaggacatcctgacagagaaatggacaaacatctcactgGCAGTCACCgatgtggatgttttactgtctgaaccagaaccaaagagcaGAGATGAGTTCCTACAATATTCAACAgaaatcacactggatccaaacacagcacacacacttcTGTCATTATCTGAGGGAAATAGAAAAGTAACTGATATGAATCAACAACAGTTTCATTCTAGTCATCCAGAAAGATTCACTCACTGGCGTCAGGTCCTGAGCAGAGAGAGTCTGACTGGacgttgttactgggaggtggagtggagAGGAGAAGTAGTTTTTATAGCAGTCGCCTACAAGAACATCAGCAGAGCAGAAAAATCAGATGAATGTGCTTTTGGATGGAACAACAAATCTTGGTCAATAAGTTGTGAAACAGACAGTTACACATTTTGGCACAACAAAGTCCAAACTGATATCTCAGGTCCTCCTTCCTCCAGAATAGGAGTGTATCTGGACCACAGAGCAGGTATTTTGTCTTTCTACAGCATCTCTGAAACCAtgactctcctccacagagtccagaccacattcactcagccgCTCTATGCTGGACTCTGGATAGGATTAGAAACAACTGCTGAGTTCATTAAATAG